One Sodalinema gerasimenkoae IPPAS B-353 DNA segment encodes these proteins:
- a CDS encoding plasmid replication protein, CyRepA1 family has translation MNHLLEWSASQVDEALTRLNVLSLDGTRPYDYLFYGNEMPRRNDGRLSSPTLERYRHIEAGGWWCSGINLLTGEDDLWGCFKPNQPRPQGGLNLNGEGKPIKYEHPPKTATGVFALRVPLHLWQAIADRAGVPLSHRAIDEAKSDFGFWQWLLDHPQIPLCITEGAKKAGTLLSAGYAAIALPGINGGYRVERDQWGQRRGKSRLIPQLQRLSQGDRPMYLVFDRDRKPSTVKAVNTALARTGYLLSQAGCPVHIVTWNPDHGKGVDDFIANQGVEAFHQAVEMALPLNTWKAQSLNALTVLPAQELNRRYLGDIPIPENQPLVAIHSPKGTGKTQLLAQVVQHAKARDQKVLVLGHRVQLVEALCHRFELPYVSQLAQPQRPEVGMGLCIDSLHGDSQAQFDPDYWQNALVIIDEVEQVLWHGLNSDTCRSQRVAVLRSLKRLMENTLGNQGQVFVADADLSDMALEYLCTLAAVDAQPFLISNPWKPSSEESWEVHHYSDSTPKRFVKDLETYIEKGGKPFVCLSAQKLTSRWGTRSLEAYFRQKFPEHRILRIDAESVADPKHPAYHCTRHLNECLKDYDLVLASPALETGVSIDELGLFTSVWAIAQGVQSANTVRQAMARVREAVPRYLWAAPYGFNKVGNGSTSIPGLLTSGKRLTQLNVRLLQQADFEGIDDIDVGFQAESLRCWAKMGVRLNASMANYRSTIVAALQAEGHRLCPVAAAKRRSRSSKAPKSACDTLHDRIAEVQQQNYDRECLAIVEASDLNEAEYRACKKRLVKRSGDRRALRKYELHRRYKVPVTQALVQQDDQGAYQKLRLHYYLTVGRPFLAQRDRQVAQQLIEQGQGQIFQPDFNRSQLGATVGTMHLLGIHKFLETPERELSNNDPDLQKLAELALKYRQDIKTTTGIGLAKNSTPMVILRRFLDKIGYGLTCLRCQRRQKKVLRIYRLDVPNDDRLLIFRNWLAVDQRIPNRGDQEVTVSDVAGSAVTVQDNTCVQLTLDL, from the coding sequence GTGAATCACTTACTCGAATGGTCAGCCAGCCAAGTTGATGAGGCGCTGACCCGTCTTAACGTGCTGTCTTTAGATGGAACCCGCCCTTACGATTATCTCTTTTATGGCAACGAGATGCCACGGCGTAATGATGGTCGTCTCTCTAGCCCGACGTTGGAACGCTACCGCCATATTGAAGCTGGGGGCTGGTGGTGTTCGGGCATTAACCTCCTGACCGGAGAGGATGACCTCTGGGGCTGCTTCAAACCCAACCAGCCTCGCCCTCAAGGGGGTCTTAACCTCAATGGGGAGGGGAAACCCATCAAATACGAACATCCCCCCAAAACCGCCACCGGAGTCTTCGCCCTGCGGGTTCCTTTGCACCTGTGGCAGGCGATCGCCGATCGCGCTGGAGTCCCCCTCTCCCACCGTGCCATCGATGAGGCGAAATCGGACTTTGGCTTTTGGCAATGGTTATTGGATCATCCCCAAATTCCTCTCTGTATTACTGAGGGAGCCAAAAAAGCCGGAACCCTCCTCAGCGCCGGCTATGCCGCCATTGCCCTACCGGGAATTAACGGCGGCTATCGCGTCGAACGAGATCAATGGGGACAGCGGCGGGGCAAATCCCGGCTGATTCCTCAACTGCAACGGCTTAGTCAGGGCGATCGCCCCATGTACCTAGTCTTTGACCGCGATCGCAAACCCAGTACCGTTAAAGCCGTCAATACGGCCCTAGCCCGCACTGGCTATCTTCTCAGTCAAGCCGGTTGTCCGGTACACATCGTTACTTGGAACCCAGATCACGGGAAAGGGGTAGATGATTTCATCGCTAACCAGGGAGTCGAGGCTTTCCATCAAGCGGTGGAGATGGCCTTACCCCTCAACACCTGGAAAGCCCAATCCCTAAACGCCCTAACCGTTCTCCCCGCCCAAGAACTAAACCGTCGCTATCTCGGAGATATCCCGATTCCCGAGAATCAGCCCCTCGTGGCCATTCACTCCCCCAAGGGAACGGGCAAAACCCAACTGCTGGCCCAAGTGGTTCAGCACGCCAAAGCCCGAGATCAGAAAGTCCTGGTTTTAGGCCATCGGGTGCAACTCGTTGAAGCCCTCTGTCACCGCTTTGAGTTGCCCTATGTCAGTCAACTGGCCCAGCCGCAACGTCCTGAGGTGGGCATGGGACTCTGTATCGATTCCCTCCATGGGGACTCTCAGGCCCAGTTTGACCCGGACTATTGGCAGAATGCCCTGGTGATTATCGATGAAGTTGAACAAGTTCTCTGGCATGGTTTAAATTCCGATACCTGTCGCAGTCAACGGGTGGCGGTGTTGCGATCGCTCAAACGGCTGATGGAAAATACCCTAGGTAATCAGGGGCAGGTGTTCGTTGCCGATGCCGATTTGAGTGATATGGCCCTAGAGTACCTCTGTACCCTAGCGGCTGTGGATGCCCAACCCTTTCTGATTTCCAATCCCTGGAAACCTAGTAGTGAAGAATCCTGGGAGGTTCATCACTACAGCGACAGCACCCCCAAACGCTTCGTGAAAGACCTCGAAACCTATATCGAGAAGGGCGGTAAACCGTTCGTCTGTCTTTCAGCCCAAAAACTCACCAGTCGTTGGGGGACGCGATCGCTCGAAGCCTATTTCCGCCAGAAATTTCCCGAACATCGCATCCTCCGCATTGATGCCGAATCGGTGGCAGATCCCAAACATCCCGCCTATCATTGCACCCGTCATCTCAACGAGTGTCTGAAGGATTACGATCTTGTCCTGGCTTCCCCGGCCCTGGAAACAGGGGTGAGTATTGACGAACTGGGCCTGTTTACCTCCGTGTGGGCGATCGCCCAGGGAGTCCAATCGGCCAACACCGTCCGCCAAGCCATGGCCCGCGTGCGGGAGGCGGTTCCTCGCTACCTCTGGGCCGCCCCCTATGGCTTTAATAAGGTGGGAAATGGGTCTACGTCGATTCCGGGGTTGTTGACCTCCGGTAAACGTCTAACTCAACTCAATGTGCGTCTGTTGCAACAAGCGGATTTTGAGGGGATTGATGATATTGATGTGGGCTTCCAAGCCGAGTCTCTACGCTGTTGGGCCAAAATGGGGGTTCGCCTCAATGCCTCTATGGCCAATTACCGCAGTACCATTGTCGCGGCCCTACAGGCCGAAGGTCACCGACTCTGTCCCGTGGCCGCCGCCAAACGGCGATCGCGCTCTAGCAAAGCCCCGAAATCCGCCTGTGACACCCTGCACGATCGCATCGCCGAGGTGCAACAACAAAACTATGATCGTGAATGTCTGGCCATTGTCGAGGCTTCAGACTTGAATGAAGCGGAGTATCGGGCTTGTAAGAAACGCTTAGTCAAACGGTCTGGTGATCGTCGGGCCCTGCGTAAATACGAACTCCACCGCCGTTATAAAGTCCCCGTCACGCAAGCCTTAGTGCAACAAGATGACCAGGGGGCCTATCAAAAACTGCGGCTTCACTACTACCTCACCGTGGGGCGGCCCTTCCTGGCCCAGCGCGATCGCCAGGTGGCCCAACAGTTGATTGAACAAGGACAAGGTCAAATCTTTCAACCGGACTTCAACCGTTCCCAACTCGGGGCCACGGTGGGAACGATGCACCTCTTAGGGATTCACAAATTTCTGGAAACCCCGGAACGGGAACTCTCGAATAATGATCCAGACTTACAAAAGCTGGCAGAGTTAGCGTTGAAGTATCGTCAAGATATCAAAACAACCACCGGCATCGGCTTAGCGAAAAACTCCACCCCGATGGTGATTCTACGGCGGTTCCTGGACAAAATCGGCTACGGCTTAACCTGTTTACGCTGTCAACGTCGCCAGAAGAAGGTGTTACGGATTTATCGTCTGGATGTCCCCAATGATGACCGTCTCCTCATTTTCCGCAACTGGTTAGCTGTGGATCAACGGATTCCCAATCGGGGAGATCAGGAGGTTACAGTCTCCGACGTTGCAGGTTCTGCGGTTACGGTGCAGGACAATACTTGTGTTCAATTGACGTTGGATTTGTAG
- a CDS encoding NAD(P)H-quinone oxidoreductase subunit H, with the protein MPNLETRTEPMVLNMGPHHPSMHGVLRLIVTLDGEDVIDCEPVIGYLHRGMEKIAESRTNVMFVPYVSRWDYAAGMFNEAITVNAPEQLAGVEVPKRASYIRMIMLELNRIANHLLWLGPFLADVGAQTPFFYIFRERELIYDLWEAATGQRLINNNYFRIGGVAADLPYGWVDKCEDFCDYFDPKVDEYEKLITNNPIFRRRIQGIGVVSREEAINWGLSGPMLRASGVKWDLRKVDSYECYDELDWDIHWETEGDCYARYLVRIREMRESVKMIRQALKQLPGGPFENLEARRMAEGPKSEWNDFDYQFMGKRIPPTFKIPEGEHYVRLESGKGELGVFIKGNNNVFPWRFKIRAADFNNLQILPHILRGAKVADIVAILGSIDVIMGSVDR; encoded by the coding sequence ATGCCTAACCTCGAAACTCGAACCGAACCGATGGTGCTCAATATGGGGCCGCACCATCCCTCAATGCACGGCGTGCTGCGTCTAATTGTCACCCTCGATGGGGAAGATGTCATCGACTGCGAACCCGTCATCGGCTATCTTCACCGAGGTATGGAGAAAATCGCCGAAAGTCGGACTAACGTGATGTTCGTCCCCTATGTGAGTCGTTGGGATTACGCCGCAGGGATGTTCAACGAAGCCATCACCGTCAACGCCCCGGAACAACTGGCGGGGGTCGAGGTTCCCAAGCGGGCCAGCTACATCCGCATGATTATGCTGGAACTCAACCGCATCGCCAACCACCTCCTCTGGCTTGGCCCCTTCCTGGCGGATGTAGGCGCCCAAACCCCCTTCTTCTACATCTTCCGGGAACGGGAACTGATTTATGACCTCTGGGAAGCCGCCACCGGCCAGCGACTGATTAATAACAACTACTTCCGCATCGGTGGTGTCGCCGCCGATCTCCCCTATGGTTGGGTGGACAAATGCGAAGACTTCTGCGACTACTTCGATCCCAAAGTCGATGAGTACGAGAAACTCATCACCAATAACCCCATCTTCCGTCGTCGGATTCAAGGAATTGGTGTGGTTAGCCGCGAAGAAGCCATCAACTGGGGTCTCTCGGGGCCGATGCTACGGGCCTCAGGGGTCAAATGGGATTTGCGCAAAGTCGATTCCTATGAATGTTACGACGAACTCGATTGGGACATTCACTGGGAAACAGAAGGGGATTGTTACGCCCGCTATCTGGTGCGGATTCGTGAGATGCGCGAGTCGGTCAAAATGATTCGTCAAGCCCTCAAACAACTTCCTGGCGGTCCGTTTGAGAACCTCGAAGCCCGGCGCATGGCTGAAGGTCCGAAGTCAGAATGGAATGACTTTGACTATCAGTTTATGGGTAAACGGATTCCCCCCACCTTCAAAATTCCCGAAGGGGAACATTATGTGCGCCTCGAATCCGGGAAAGGGGAACTCGGCGTGTTTATCAAGGGAAATAACAATGTCTTCCCCTGGCGGTTCAAAATCCGCGCCGCTGACTTCAATAACCTGCAAATTCTGCCCCATATCCTGCGCGGGGCGAAAGTGGCGGATATTGTGGCCATTCTCGGTAGCATCGACGTGATTATGGGATCGGTCGATCGCTAA
- the mraW gene encoding 16S rRNA (cytosine(1402)-N(4))-methyltransferase produces MNSTPFQHISVLAREVLEYLQVRPGGRYLDATLGAGGHSRLILEAAPDTQVLGIDRDEMALETAGQNLAEYGDRVSFWRGNFAEFPYDEQQFDGIRSRLVLAGQFCGVSL; encoded by the coding sequence TTGAATTCAACCCCGTTTCAGCATATTTCCGTGTTGGCCCGTGAGGTGCTGGAGTATCTTCAGGTTCGTCCGGGGGGCCGCTATCTGGATGCAACCCTGGGGGCTGGGGGCCATAGCCGCTTGATTTTAGAGGCGGCCCCGGACACTCAGGTGTTGGGGATCGATCGCGATGAGATGGCCCTGGAGACGGCGGGGCAGAATTTGGCGGAGTATGGCGATCGCGTCTCGTTTTGGCGGGGCAATTTTGCGGAGTTTCCCTATGATGAGCAGCAATTTGATGGCATACGATCGCGTCTCGTTTTGGCGGGGCAATTTTGCGGAGTTTCCCTATGA
- the mraW gene encoding 16S rRNA (cytosine(1402)-N(4))-methyltransferase, with protein sequence MAYDRVSFWRGNFAEFPYDEQQFDGMIADLGVSSGQLDIPERGFSFRQEAPLDMRKFGSVGYPGTGV encoded by the coding sequence ATGGCATACGATCGCGTCTCGTTTTGGCGGGGCAATTTTGCGGAGTTTCCCTATGATGAGCAGCAATTTGATGGCATGATTGCCGATTTGGGGGTGAGTTCGGGTCAGTTGGATATCCCGGAACGGGGGTTTAGTTTCCGTCAGGAGGCTCCCCTGGATATGCGTAAGTTCGGGTCAGTTGGATATCCCGGAACGGGGGTTTAG
- the mraW gene encoding 16S rRNA (cytosine(1402)-N(4))-methyltransferase: protein MDIPERGFSFRQEAPLDMRMDCRQSLTAGELINHHDERELADIFYHYGEERLSRRIARAIVQQRPFSTTTELAGAIAAAVPRRYRYGRIHPARSRLVLAGQFCGVSL from the coding sequence TTGGATATCCCGGAACGGGGGTTTAGTTTCCGTCAGGAGGCTCCCCTGGATATGCGTATGGATTGCCGACAATCTCTGACGGCGGGGGAGTTGATTAACCACCATGATGAGCGGGAGTTGGCGGATATCTTTTATCACTATGGTGAGGAACGCCTCTCGCGTCGGATTGCTCGGGCGATCGTGCAACAGCGACCCTTTTCGACCACCACTGAGTTGGCGGGGGCGATCGCCGCTGCTGTGCCTCGTCGCTACCGCTATGGTCGCATTCACCCTGCACGATCGCGTCTCGTTTTGGCGGGGCAATTTTGCGGAGTTTCCCTATGA
- the mraW gene encoding 16S rRNA (cytosine(1402)-N(4))-methyltransferase: MVAFTLHDRVSFWRGNFAEFPYDEQQFDGIIADLGVSSGQLDIPERGFSFRQEAPLDMRICQVSVPLRSLSVKSWVRMTKMRSPNGEEIKIYAGRFHNIAHYPKVTGSQ; this comes from the coding sequence ATGGTCGCATTCACCCTGCACGATCGCGTCTCGTTTTGGCGGGGCAATTTTGCGGAGTTTCCCTATGATGAGCAGCAATTTGATGGCATCATTGCCGATTTGGGGGTCAGTTCGGGTCAGTTGGATATCCCGGAACGGGGGTTTAGTTTCCGTCAGGAGGCTCCCCTGGATATGCGTATTTGCCAAGTCTCAGTGCCATTGCGGTCGCTCTCGGTGAAATCTTGGGTTAGGATGACTAAGATGCGATCGCCCAACGGTGAAGAAATCAAGATTTACGCCGGACGGTTCCACAATATCGCTCACTATCCTAAAGTCACTGGATCACAGTAG
- a CDS encoding SpoIIE family protein phosphatase, which translates to MSRGKEKKLKLLVVDDETDNLDLLYRTFRREFQVYKAESALSALQVLEDRGEMAIIISDQRMPEMNGTEFLSKTVDRYPDTIRILLTGYTDVEDLVEAINSGQVFKYITKPWNPEELKAVVQQASETYKVVKQRTNELNRILRRESLLNAIMTAVRESLDYESMLGTIVETVGRNFDASGTKLYPVDGDKLRSSGAVSYSLEDSDELAASPYDENLVQSVFQGRQSELVQDDESSTSHLAVPLIYQQNLLAILALYQTGSETPWSDEDVRLIELVAEQAALALSQARLYQRTQEQAEKMLAELDVARQIQSNLLRQSLPESETEKVQACCYPARGVGGDFFEVYPHPQGDLWLALGDVSGKGVPAALFMASAMSVMRRELAQDNPPPPDEMMQNLNRSLSDDLISNNCFITMVLARYTPGTRRLVYANAGHIYPLIWPHRTTVQEVQQGQPVTAEPNFLKTRGIPLGILPVWKAKAGDVTLASGDVFLLTSDGITEASVTQVDETGQETTVMLQQEGLWDLLQQEGSPMDLSHLLDRVRGNTQEQEDDQTILSLEVL; encoded by the coding sequence ATGAGTCGGGGAAAAGAAAAAAAACTCAAACTCCTCGTGGTTGACGACGAAACGGACAACCTCGATTTGCTCTATCGAACGTTTCGACGGGAGTTTCAAGTCTACAAAGCGGAAAGCGCACTGTCAGCCCTACAAGTCCTCGAAGACCGGGGCGAGATGGCGATTATCATCTCTGACCAGCGAATGCCAGAGATGAATGGGACGGAATTTCTCAGTAAAACCGTTGACCGCTATCCAGATACCATTCGCATCCTGTTAACGGGATACACCGATGTTGAAGACCTCGTCGAAGCCATTAACTCCGGTCAGGTCTTCAAATACATCACCAAGCCTTGGAACCCTGAAGAACTCAAAGCGGTTGTCCAGCAAGCCTCGGAAACCTACAAGGTCGTTAAACAGCGAACCAATGAACTCAATCGTATTCTGCGGCGCGAGTCGCTGCTGAATGCGATTATGACAGCGGTACGGGAATCTCTCGATTATGAGAGTATGCTCGGTACCATTGTCGAAACCGTTGGACGCAACTTTGATGCCTCGGGAACTAAACTCTATCCCGTTGACGGCGATAAACTCCGCAGTTCTGGGGCCGTATCCTACAGTTTGGAGGACTCTGATGAGTTAGCGGCCTCCCCCTATGACGAGAACCTCGTCCAGTCGGTGTTCCAGGGCCGTCAAAGTGAATTAGTCCAAGATGATGAATCGAGCACCTCTCATCTAGCGGTTCCCCTGATTTATCAACAAAATTTACTGGCTATCCTGGCGCTCTATCAGACGGGAAGTGAAACCCCTTGGTCTGATGAAGATGTACGGCTGATTGAATTGGTGGCGGAACAGGCGGCCCTGGCCTTGTCTCAAGCCCGACTCTACCAACGCACTCAGGAACAAGCTGAGAAAATGCTGGCTGAGTTGGATGTGGCGCGACAAATCCAGTCCAATCTGTTGCGTCAGAGCCTCCCCGAATCGGAAACGGAGAAGGTGCAAGCCTGCTGTTATCCGGCCCGAGGCGTGGGGGGTGACTTTTTTGAGGTGTATCCACATCCTCAAGGGGACTTATGGTTAGCCCTGGGGGATGTTTCTGGGAAAGGCGTTCCAGCGGCCTTGTTTATGGCCAGTGCGATGTCCGTCATGCGTCGAGAACTGGCCCAAGACAATCCCCCACCACCGGATGAGATGATGCAAAATCTCAACCGCAGTCTGTCGGATGACTTAATCAGCAATAACTGCTTCATCACGATGGTTCTGGCTCGGTATACGCCGGGCACCCGTCGGTTGGTGTATGCCAATGCTGGACATATTTATCCCCTGATTTGGCCCCATCGCACGACGGTTCAAGAGGTTCAGCAAGGTCAACCGGTGACCGCAGAGCCGAATTTCTTGAAAACCCGAGGGATTCCCCTGGGGATTCTTCCCGTCTGGAAAGCTAAAGCTGGGGATGTCACTTTGGCATCAGGGGATGTATTCCTACTCACCAGTGATGGGATTACCGAGGCCAGTGTCACCCAAGTGGATGAGACGGGCCAGGAGACAACGGTGATGTTGCAACAAGAGGGCCTTTGGGATCTCTTGCAACAGGAAGGGTCTCCGATGGATTTATCCCATCTCCTTGATCGTGTTCGAGGGAATACCCAAGAGCAAGAAGACGACCAAACGATACTCTCTCTGGAGGTTCTGTAA
- a CDS encoding ATP-binding protein → MKTELHVPSELRFLNIVENWLLGCLEMDLGESVDWARQSNRLRLVLAEAFSNVVRHAHRDRPHLPVWVRLELKDSDICLEVWDYGRGYNLNEYMAPTPEAMQEGGYGWLIMNRLMDHVEYTLQVDMEGRNCLKLEANLVEKSETSKTKA, encoded by the coding sequence ATGAAGACGGAGCTACATGTTCCTAGCGAACTACGGTTTTTGAATATCGTTGAGAACTGGCTACTGGGCTGTCTCGAAATGGATCTCGGTGAGAGTGTCGATTGGGCCCGACAGTCCAATCGCCTACGGCTAGTTCTGGCTGAGGCATTCTCGAATGTGGTTCGCCATGCTCACCGCGATCGCCCTCATTTGCCGGTTTGGGTTCGTCTGGAACTCAAAGACAGTGATATTTGCTTGGAGGTTTGGGATTATGGTCGTGGCTATAACCTCAATGAGTATATGGCCCCAACCCCTGAAGCGATGCAGGAGGGGGGCTATGGTTGGCTGATTATGAATCGCCTGATGGACCACGTGGAATACACGTTACAGGTGGATATGGAAGGACGTAATTGTCTGAAGCTCGAAGCCAATCTCGTGGAAAAGTCGGAAACCTCTAAGA